A region of Selenomonadales bacterium 4137-cl DNA encodes the following proteins:
- a CDS encoding Ger(x)C family spore germination protein encodes MRRKALVFAALLLLCPLLAGCYGARETEDIAFITAMGVDQADGDKLGFTYVVAVSRAVGSAQGGGQPAPSGPWALYGNIATNAGESRNLLASSISRYTNISHLKAIVVSEELARKGIAAVLDPVVRYRELRGTVQIYVAKGRAADFLAASSPRIDYLLSKYFETFALSAQDNNYFLRTDAHDVYLGLKNPGRSAFATYVAINPLTGRDRPVGERPSVGRTDTYLAGDIPRTGRANPAEFAGIAVFSGDRMVGVLGTREVRTLATLQNKARNNIYSLADPLRPEKIIRVSLRNGAAPGIDVALAGGREAIKISLFLEGEIIVNPSGINYEQDEYRELLEKQVSALVTEEIWDFIRRTQAMGSDVFGFGRYVRGHLRYYQELKGLNLEKLYKTASVEVRVETRLRRFGLMWRTSPVKPGAGAD; translated from the coding sequence ATGAGGCGTAAAGCGCTGGTCTTCGCCGCCCTATTGCTCCTTTGCCCGCTCCTCGCCGGCTGCTACGGCGCCCGCGAGACCGAGGACATCGCCTTTATCACCGCCATGGGCGTCGACCAGGCGGACGGCGACAAACTCGGGTTCACCTATGTCGTCGCCGTATCCCGCGCCGTCGGGTCGGCGCAGGGCGGCGGCCAGCCGGCGCCGTCCGGCCCGTGGGCGCTGTACGGCAACATCGCGACCAACGCCGGCGAGAGCCGCAACCTCCTCGCCTCCAGCATCTCCCGCTACACCAACATCTCCCACCTGAAAGCCATCGTCGTCAGCGAAGAGCTCGCCCGCAAAGGCATCGCCGCGGTGCTCGACCCCGTTGTCCGCTACCGGGAGCTTCGCGGCACCGTCCAGATATACGTCGCCAAGGGAAGGGCGGCGGACTTTCTCGCCGCCAGTTCGCCTCGGATCGACTACCTGCTGTCCAAATACTTCGAGACTTTCGCCCTGAGCGCCCAGGACAACAACTATTTTCTGCGCACCGACGCCCACGACGTCTATCTCGGCCTCAAGAACCCCGGGCGGTCCGCCTTCGCCACCTACGTCGCCATCAACCCCCTCACCGGCCGGGACAGGCCCGTCGGCGAGCGGCCTTCCGTAGGCAGAACAGACACCTACCTCGCGGGGGACATACCCAGGACCGGCCGGGCTAACCCGGCCGAATTCGCCGGCATCGCCGTTTTCTCCGGCGACCGGATGGTGGGCGTCCTCGGCACCAGGGAGGTCCGCACCCTCGCCACCCTGCAGAACAAGGCCAGGAACAACATCTATTCCCTCGCCGACCCCTTGCGGCCGGAGAAGATAATCCGGGTCTCCCTCCGCAACGGCGCCGCGCCCGGCATCGACGTCGCCCTGGCCGGCGGGCGGGAGGCGATCAAGATCAGCCTCTTCCTCGAAGGCGAAATCATCGTCAACCCCAGCGGGATCAACTACGAGCAGGACGAATACCGCGAACTGCTCGAAAAGCAGGTCTCCGCCCTGGTCACCGAGGAAATCTGGGATTTTATCCGCCGGACGCAGGCCATGGGCAGCGACGTCTTCGGCTTCGGCCGCTACGTCCGCGGACATCTGCGATACTATCAGGAGCTGAAGGGCCTTAACCTTGAGAAACTGTACAAAACGGCCAGCGTCGAGGTCCGGGTGGAAACCCGCCTGCGCAGGTTCGGCCTGATGTGGCGCACCTCGCCCGTCAAGCCGGGCGCAGGCGCGGACTGA
- a CDS encoding GerAB/ArcD/ProY family transporter — translation MTGYRPGRMGVAEGVVLVFISGITPLFLSIWSIVIERSATGGWLTPLITGPSALAMVFVLIYILDRVPGDLYDVAVRLLGKAAGNLLTALLILVFFGNCVLQLRQYSENTLLTALPYLDIAVAMGWFALMAAIAVCIGIESLARAAKIVLTFGMAGFALILLALYERFDIHNVMPWLGSGLPVVKIGFGTTGVFLGTFILAILAPSFQNTRTLKQAAVIGVALGTTVRTVTLFVYTGVFSVAVGTEKLLPFFELTRLVYLNRFVQRIESFFILIWAFYGMTIIAFFLFLAVYLSARLFGLPSVRPLVFPLAIIAVELAMLIPDAATTNHLTLMLEGTIQTYVAFGLPLILLAAWRLRGGRGGGNEA, via the coding sequence ATGACAGGCTATAGGCCGGGCCGGATGGGGGTGGCCGAAGGAGTCGTGCTCGTATTCATATCCGGCATCACGCCGCTCTTCCTGTCGATCTGGTCGATCGTCATCGAACGCTCGGCGACGGGCGGCTGGCTCACGCCTCTGATCACCGGCCCCAGCGCGTTAGCGATGGTATTCGTCCTGATCTACATCCTCGACCGCGTCCCCGGTGACCTGTACGACGTAGCGGTCAGGCTCCTCGGCAAAGCCGCCGGCAATCTCCTGACCGCGTTGCTCATCCTCGTCTTCTTCGGCAACTGCGTGCTCCAACTGCGCCAGTACTCCGAAAACACCCTCCTCACGGCCCTGCCCTACCTCGACATCGCCGTCGCGATGGGCTGGTTCGCCTTGATGGCCGCCATCGCCGTTTGCATCGGCATCGAATCGTTGGCGCGGGCGGCGAAAATCGTCCTCACGTTCGGCATGGCCGGCTTCGCGCTCATCCTTCTCGCTCTTTACGAGCGGTTCGACATCCACAACGTCATGCCATGGCTGGGCAGCGGCCTGCCGGTGGTGAAAATCGGCTTCGGCACCACGGGCGTCTTCCTCGGCACCTTCATCCTCGCCATCCTCGCGCCGTCCTTTCAAAACACCAGGACGCTCAAACAGGCGGCTGTCATCGGCGTCGCGCTCGGCACCACGGTGCGCACCGTCACCCTGTTCGTCTACACCGGGGTTTTCAGCGTGGCCGTGGGGACGGAGAAGCTCCTGCCGTTCTTCGAGCTTACGCGCCTCGTGTACCTCAACCGCTTCGTCCAGCGGATCGAGAGCTTCTTTATCCTCATCTGGGCCTTTTACGGCATGACCATCATCGCCTTCTTCCTCTTTCTGGCCGTCTACCTGTCCGCGCGGCTGTTCGGCCTGCCCTCCGTCCGGCCGCTCGTCTTCCCGCTGGCCATCATCGCCGTCGAGCTGGCCATGCTGATCCCCGACGCCGCCACCACCAACCATCTCACCCTCATGCTGGAGGGCACAATCCAGACCTACGTCGCCTTCGGCTTGCCCTTGATCTTGCTGGCCGCCTGGCGTCTGCGCGGCGGGAGGGGGGGCGGAAATGAGGCGTAA
- a CDS encoding spore germination protein: protein MKNLLTILISALKNALLYRPSPPDRFVLDESAPRKPAPSALSESAGELAALLRYARELETRMREAQAALSREPDPAGIRALKEEVKILEARKAELAPVLLAYDSGGDLLERSVSASLGENALIVRELFRLPDNEDIILREFALPANPPRQAMLVFTRGLVDPKDITATVMAPLFQVKELGGDVFTQLLTSHLPNDQALRVTDFRAVVKGVSGGYTALFVDGAAGAALLFTKGFEHRTVNRPQIEQTVRGNQSAFTDTLQMNVALVRLLLRSRDLVTETFVLGTRSQTECAVMYLQSVANPRLVAEVKRRVGGISTDYITAGTLEQFIEDQPRIPVPQTLSTERPDRVSSHLAEGRVAILVDGDPFALIVPISLFTLIHSPEDFALKPPAGTLMRLLRLAAVGIGVLFPALYIALVYYHPEAMPTELLLTVAGAREKIPFPSIVEVVIMEISFEFTREASIRKPGLLGETIGVVGGIILGQAVVFAGLISPVTVVIVAITALASFGIPDYRLGMVIRLARFAFLLAAAVLGLLGVAGLVFTGLVLVCSLKSFGVPLLAPVAPRTAAGGDTIVLGPPFAQERRPDKLNVADRRRQPPVSREWTEGGDADDRL from the coding sequence GTGAAAAACCTTCTGACGATCTTAATCTCTGCCCTGAAAAATGCGCTGCTGTACCGGCCGTCGCCTCCGGACCGTTTTGTCCTCGACGAAAGCGCCCCCCGGAAGCCCGCGCCGTCCGCCCTGTCCGAATCCGCCGGCGAACTCGCCGCCCTTCTCCGCTACGCCCGCGAGCTCGAAACCAGGATGCGCGAAGCGCAGGCGGCCTTGAGCCGGGAACCGGACCCCGCCGGGATCAGGGCGTTGAAAGAAGAGGTGAAAATCCTCGAAGCCAGGAAGGCGGAGCTTGCGCCCGTCCTGCTCGCCTACGACAGCGGCGGCGACCTGCTTGAGCGGTCCGTCAGCGCCAGCCTCGGGGAAAACGCCCTCATCGTCCGCGAGCTCTTCCGCCTCCCCGACAACGAAGACATCATCCTCCGGGAATTCGCCCTGCCCGCCAATCCGCCTCGCCAGGCGATGCTGGTCTTCACCAGGGGGCTTGTCGACCCCAAGGACATCACCGCGACAGTCATGGCCCCGCTTTTCCAGGTGAAGGAGCTGGGCGGCGACGTCTTCACGCAATTGCTCACCAGTCACCTGCCCAACGATCAGGCCCTGCGGGTCACCGACTTCCGGGCGGTCGTCAAGGGGGTCAGCGGCGGCTACACCGCCCTGTTCGTCGACGGGGCCGCCGGGGCCGCGCTCCTGTTTACCAAAGGCTTCGAACACCGGACCGTCAACCGCCCCCAGATCGAGCAGACCGTCCGCGGCAACCAGTCCGCCTTCACCGACACCCTGCAGATGAATGTCGCCCTCGTCAGACTGCTGCTCCGGTCCCGCGACCTGGTCACCGAAACCTTCGTCCTCGGAACCCGCAGCCAGACCGAATGCGCGGTGATGTACCTCCAGTCGGTGGCCAACCCCCGCCTTGTCGCCGAAGTAAAGCGGCGGGTAGGCGGCATAAGCACCGACTATATCACCGCCGGCACGCTCGAGCAGTTCATCGAGGACCAGCCCCGCATCCCCGTGCCGCAGACCCTTTCCACCGAGAGGCCCGACCGCGTCTCCTCCCACCTGGCCGAAGGCCGGGTCGCCATCCTCGTCGACGGCGACCCGTTCGCACTCATCGTACCGATCAGCCTTTTCACCCTCATCCACTCGCCGGAGGACTTCGCCCTCAAACCCCCGGCCGGCACGCTCATGCGCCTGCTCCGCCTGGCTGCCGTCGGCATCGGGGTGCTCTTTCCCGCCCTCTATATCGCCCTCGTTTACTATCACCCCGAGGCGATGCCCACCGAACTCCTCCTCACCGTCGCCGGGGCGCGCGAAAAAATACCCTTTCCGTCGATCGTCGAAGTGGTGATAATGGAAATCTCCTTCGAATTCACGCGTGAAGCGAGCATCCGCAAACCGGGGCTGCTCGGCGAGACCATCGGCGTCGTCGGCGGCATCATCCTCGGCCAGGCGGTCGTGTTCGCCGGCCTCATCAGCCCGGTCACCGTCGTCATCGTCGCCATCACCGCCCTCGCCTCCTTCGGCATCCCCGACTACCGTCTCGGCATGGTCATCCGGCTGGCGCGCTTCGCCTTCCTGCTGGCCGCGGCGGTGCTGGGGCTGCTGGGGGTCGCGGGGCTCGTCTTCACCGGCCTGGTCCTGGTATGCTCGCTCAAATCGTTCGGCGTGCCGCTGCTCGCGCCGGTCGCTCCCCGAACCGCGGCCGGCGGCGATACCATCGTTCTTGGGCCACCCTTCGCCCAAGAGCGGCGTCCCGACAAGCTGAATGTCGCCGACCGGCGGCGTCAGCCGCCCGTAAGTCGCGAATGGACCGAAGGAGGCGATGCCGATGACAGGCTATAG
- a CDS encoding methyl-accepting chemotaxis protein: MSLKAKLTITFSTMAVLILLLSSVAGFIFAKDQITADINAEMLATVNSHANKLEGWLISKAKMLEMTAGTLQSSLGDNGITEPMLAGYKTVDKELSDVYFGSTDGKLVDGSGWKPPAGYDARTRSWYKSAASQGKLVFSDPYLDQVTNKMAVSVGMPFKSATGQMRGIIAADILLQTLVDNIKTINMHGAGYAFLFDAKGLMLAHPDAALVNKNIFKDDSLKNASAYYREMIDKGQGFVRHNQNGAAMLTVFQKVPPTGWILAITVPEDVVFSPLAHLRWLLILVAVISVVIVIVVTFIVVKRITKPIESLANQVNLLANGDLTVQAQADGRDEIAELATGFNAMVHNLRDLIVRIHSSTEHVAASSQELTASAEQSALAANQVAQIITDVAAGAEKQMRAVDDTASVVGQMSAGIQQIASNANAVAGTSAQSAGAAQDGSQAVERAIAQMENIEQKVTRSAQVVAKLGERSKEIGQIVDTIAGIAGQTNLLALNAAIEAARAGEQGRGFAVVAEEVRKLAEQSQEAAKQIAELIAEIQSDTDSAVVAMDEGTREVRIGAEVVNDAGRAFQVIYKSVDEASTQMREISAAIQQMAGGSRQVVSSVREIDVISKATADQAQNVSAATEEQSATMEEIAASSQALAKMAAELTQAVGEFKI; the protein is encoded by the coding sequence TTGAGCTTGAAGGCAAAACTGACAATCACTTTTTCAACAATGGCGGTACTCATTCTTCTCCTTTCGTCTGTTGCCGGTTTCATATTCGCCAAGGACCAGATAACCGCGGATATCAACGCCGAAATGCTGGCAACGGTAAATTCCCATGCCAACAAACTTGAAGGCTGGCTCATAAGCAAGGCCAAGATGCTGGAAATGACCGCAGGAACGCTGCAAAGCTCACTCGGCGACAACGGGATCACCGAGCCCATGCTCGCCGGCTACAAAACAGTCGACAAAGAACTGTCCGACGTATATTTCGGCTCGACCGACGGGAAGCTGGTGGACGGGAGCGGCTGGAAACCGCCGGCGGGGTATGACGCCCGCACCCGTAGCTGGTATAAATCCGCCGCCTCTCAAGGCAAACTGGTATTTTCCGACCCTTACCTCGACCAGGTCACCAACAAAATGGCGGTTTCCGTCGGCATGCCGTTCAAGAGCGCGACCGGGCAGATGCGGGGCATAATCGCCGCCGACATACTGCTGCAGACACTCGTCGACAATATAAAGACCATCAACATGCACGGCGCGGGCTACGCCTTTCTGTTCGACGCCAAAGGGCTGATGCTGGCCCATCCCGACGCTGCGCTGGTGAACAAAAACATCTTCAAGGACGACAGCCTCAAGAACGCCTCGGCCTATTACCGGGAAATGATCGACAAAGGCCAGGGCTTTGTCCGCCACAACCAAAACGGCGCGGCCATGCTGACCGTATTCCAGAAAGTGCCGCCCACAGGCTGGATACTGGCGATCACCGTCCCGGAAGACGTCGTCTTTTCGCCCCTTGCCCACCTGCGGTGGCTGCTCATCCTGGTGGCGGTCATCTCCGTCGTCATCGTCATCGTCGTCACCTTCATCGTCGTCAAACGGATAACAAAACCGATCGAAAGCCTTGCCAATCAGGTTAACCTCCTCGCCAACGGGGACCTTACCGTCCAGGCGCAAGCCGACGGCCGCGACGAGATCGCCGAGCTTGCCACCGGCTTCAACGCAATGGTGCACAACCTCCGCGACCTGATTGTGCGCATTCATAGCAGCACCGAACATGTCGCCGCCTCCAGCCAGGAGCTCACCGCCAGCGCCGAGCAGTCGGCCCTGGCGGCCAACCAGGTGGCCCAAATCATCACCGACGTTGCAGCCGGCGCGGAAAAGCAAATGCGGGCCGTCGACGATACCGCCTCGGTCGTCGGGCAGATGTCCGCCGGGATCCAGCAGATCGCGTCCAACGCCAACGCGGTCGCGGGCACCTCGGCCCAATCGGCCGGCGCCGCCCAGGACGGCAGTCAGGCCGTGGAAAGAGCCATCGCCCAGATGGAAAATATCGAGCAAAAAGTAACCCGGTCGGCCCAGGTTGTCGCGAAACTGGGCGAGCGGTCGAAAGAAATCGGCCAGATCGTCGACACCATTGCCGGCATCGCCGGCCAGACCAACCTGCTGGCCCTCAACGCCGCGATCGAGGCCGCCAGGGCCGGCGAACAGGGACGCGGCTTCGCCGTTGTCGCCGAAGAAGTCCGCAAACTCGCCGAGCAGTCCCAGGAAGCGGCCAAGCAGATTGCCGAACTAATCGCCGAAATTCAGAGCGACACCGACAGCGCCGTTGTCGCCATGGATGAAGGCACCAGGGAAGTGCGGATCGGGGCCGAAGTCGTCAACGACGCCGGCCGTGCCTTCCAGGTAATCTACAAATCGGTCGACGAAGCGTCGACCCAGATGCGGGAAATATCGGCCGCCATCCAGCAGATGGCCGGCGGCAGCCGGCAGGTCGTTTCCTCGGTGCGGGAGATCGACGTCATCAGCAAGGCTACCGCCGACCAGGCTCAAAACGTATCGGCCGCCACCGAAGAGCAATCGGCAACCATGGAGGAGATCGCCGCCTCAAGCCAGGCCCTGGCGAAAATGGCCGCGGAACTGACGCAGGCGGTAGGCGAGTTCAAAATATAG
- a CDS encoding STAS domain-containing protein — MRITDLDGIPVVELASRIDVSTAPALENLLNGLLDDGRTGIICDFAATEYISSLGLRVFLSALKRTAKAGGSLVLCSLKPGILEIFDMTGFTGLFAIFPSAEAARGFFRALPPDSAGPKSEQELLIDRQPDEVTRAYAARPAPVRMDEKA, encoded by the coding sequence ATGCGGATAACCGACCTGGACGGCATCCCCGTCGTCGAACTGGCGAGCCGCATCGACGTCTCTACCGCCCCGGCGCTGGAAAACCTGCTCAACGGCCTGCTCGACGACGGCCGCACCGGCATAATCTGCGACTTCGCCGCCACCGAATACATATCCAGCCTCGGCCTCCGGGTCTTCCTCTCCGCCCTCAAGCGGACGGCCAAAGCCGGCGGCAGCCTCGTCCTATGCTCCCTCAAGCCCGGCATCCTCGAAATCTTCGACATGACCGGCTTCACCGGCCTGTTCGCCATCTTCCCCTCCGCCGAAGCGGCGCGCGGCTTTTTCCGCGCCCTCCCGCCGGATAGCGCCGGGCCCAAAAGCGAACAAGAGCTCCTCATCGACCGGCAGCCCGACGAAGTGACCCGCGCCTACGCCGCCCGGCCCGCCCCCGTCCGCATGGACGAGAAAGCCTAG
- a CDS encoding DUF3231 family protein → MERDVTPRLTCAEVGFLWDHYMGNSLNIGMLKVFLAKVEDREAEMVLRYGYEAALKIDAAILAILTKAGYPRPQGFTDADVDTAAPRLFEDTGCLYYVKRMVKLALPGAAEALVNSQRQDVRAFFSMSARLGEELDNRATHVLLTKGLLVRPPYLPVQKETKTAREEFMGSVLGGNRPLLAIEAAHVFGNMMNNLFGNHVVAAFSQVARAKELREYFYRGMEIANKHIKVFTDTLHDSGLKAPSTWDAMPTLSKTPPFSDRLMLTLVTGVTAMGLGHYGLGLAASMRQDLAAMYARLMTEAGMYLTDGTALLIKSGWLEEPPGAPDQAALALAER, encoded by the coding sequence ATGGAACGCGATGTGACGCCAAGGCTTACGTGCGCGGAGGTCGGCTTTTTGTGGGACCATTATATGGGCAATTCGCTCAACATCGGGATGCTGAAGGTTTTTCTCGCCAAGGTGGAGGACAGGGAGGCCGAGATGGTGCTCCGCTACGGTTATGAGGCGGCGCTGAAGATCGACGCGGCGATATTGGCCATCCTGACGAAGGCGGGTTATCCCCGCCCGCAGGGGTTCACGGACGCGGATGTGGACACGGCCGCGCCGCGCCTGTTCGAGGATACGGGCTGCCTGTACTACGTGAAGCGGATGGTAAAGCTGGCCTTGCCGGGGGCCGCCGAGGCGCTGGTGAACTCACAACGCCAGGATGTGAGGGCTTTTTTCTCGATGTCGGCGCGACTGGGCGAGGAGCTGGACAACCGGGCGACGCACGTGCTGCTGACGAAGGGGCTGTTGGTCCGCCCGCCGTATCTGCCTGTCCAAAAGGAGACGAAGACGGCGAGAGAGGAGTTCATGGGGAGCGTGCTGGGCGGAAACCGGCCGCTGCTGGCGATCGAGGCGGCCCACGTTTTCGGAAATATGATGAACAACCTGTTCGGCAACCACGTGGTGGCGGCCTTCAGCCAGGTGGCGCGGGCCAAGGAGCTGCGGGAGTATTTTTACCGCGGGATGGAGATCGCGAACAAACATATCAAGGTGTTTACCGATACGCTCCACGATTCGGGGCTGAAGGCGCCGTCGACGTGGGACGCGATGCCGACGCTGTCGAAGACGCCGCCGTTCTCGGACCGCCTGATGCTGACGCTGGTGACGGGCGTGACGGCGATGGGGCTGGGCCACTACGGGCTGGGGCTGGCGGCGAGCATGCGGCAGGACCTGGCGGCGATGTACGCGCGGCTGATGACGGAGGCGGGGATGTACCTGACGGACGGGACGGCGCTGCTGATCAAAAGCGGCTGGCTGGAGGAGCCGCCGGGGGCGCCGGACCAGGCGGCGCTGGCGCTGGCGGAGCGGTAG
- a CDS encoding ATP-binding protein codes for MDWSRLVGDEASYPLEHRILNTVLLIGILISLVTVGSNYLLGFRLPMLLSVVGCVVLGASYYLSVAKRAYRAALLPGVGFAFATFPALWIANDGIFGSVPFYIIVFAAMISVSVRNVRWIFALVGGMAAVTVGLMATEYYFPQVIATNPNRGELFMDNFIGLMAAVVVVTTLYVVILNYYRREHRRATDYLVRLERQEIALELARLDRLNLIGEMAASIGHEVRNPLTTIKGYLQFFRNKQEYSRYCEHFDLMIGELNRANAIITEFLSLAKNKRAALAPCNLNQVLERIFPLIQAGALADGKELALKLGKSQPVEADEGEVRQLVLNLAGNALDAVERGGRVTVGTYRDGRQTVLFVSDTGGGIPPEIYAKLGTPFVTSKEKGTGLGIPICFRIAERHGAMIEVDTGATGTTFRVRFPATGPRETEQAGA; via the coding sequence ATGGATTGGAGCCGGCTGGTCGGCGACGAGGCGAGCTACCCGCTCGAACACAGGATACTAAACACGGTCCTGCTGATCGGCATCCTTATCTCGCTGGTCACCGTCGGGTCGAATTATCTGCTGGGGTTCAGGCTGCCGATGCTGCTGAGCGTGGTGGGCTGCGTCGTCCTGGGGGCGTCGTATTACCTGTCGGTGGCTAAACGGGCGTACCGGGCGGCGCTGTTGCCGGGGGTGGGCTTCGCCTTCGCCACTTTTCCCGCCCTGTGGATCGCCAACGACGGAATTTTCGGCTCGGTGCCGTTCTATATCATAGTCTTCGCGGCGATGATTTCGGTAAGCGTGCGAAACGTGCGGTGGATTTTCGCCCTGGTCGGCGGCATGGCGGCGGTAACGGTGGGCCTGATGGCGACGGAATACTATTTTCCGCAGGTTATCGCTACAAATCCGAACCGGGGCGAATTGTTCATGGATAATTTCATCGGCCTGATGGCGGCGGTCGTCGTCGTCACCACGCTGTATGTGGTCATCCTTAACTACTACCGCCGGGAGCACCGGCGGGCAACGGACTATCTGGTGAGGCTGGAAAGGCAGGAGATCGCGCTGGAGCTGGCCCGCCTGGACCGGCTGAACCTGATCGGAGAGATGGCGGCGAGCATCGGCCACGAGGTCCGCAACCCGCTGACGACGATCAAGGGTTATCTGCAGTTTTTCCGCAATAAGCAGGAGTATTCCCGCTACTGCGAGCATTTCGATCTGATGATCGGCGAGCTGAACCGGGCGAACGCGATCATCACGGAGTTTCTGAGCCTGGCGAAGAACAAGCGGGCGGCGCTGGCGCCCTGCAACCTCAATCAGGTTCTGGAGCGGATATTCCCCCTGATCCAGGCGGGCGCGCTGGCGGACGGCAAGGAGCTCGCGCTGAAGCTCGGAAAGTCGCAGCCGGTGGAGGCGGACGAGGGCGAGGTGAGGCAGCTGGTGCTGAACCTGGCCGGGAACGCCCTCGACGCGGTGGAGCGCGGCGGGAGGGTGACGGTCGGCACGTACCGGGACGGCCGGCAGACGGTGCTGTTCGTGAGCGACACCGGCGGGGGAATCCCCCCGGAGATTTACGCCAAGCTGGGGACGCCGTTCGTGACGAGCAAGGAGAAGGGCACGGGGCTGGGGATACCGATCTGTTTCCGGATCGCGGAGCGCCACGGGGCGATGATCGAGGTGGACACCGGCGCGACGGGGACGACGTTCCGGGTGAGGTTCCCGGCGACAGGGCCGCGGGAGACGGAACAGGCCGGGGCGTAG
- a CDS encoding class I SAM-dependent methyltransferase: protein MLPDPRWRYDEQRHSGVDFSSAGEVEAYDAYMRKMRDFAGEVAKIGDSLGLGPADTLLDLGCGTGETALGLAARCAAVHAVDVSGEMLTCAAAKARQRGIANIAFAQAGFLTCDYPAASFDAVLSQLALHHLPDFWKHIALTRVHRLLRPGGRLLLQDAVLPSDTGDFDRYFAGVVDAIAAAGGEKVARDTATTLRDEHPTLDWIMQGLLEKAGFALLRADRTPPFIVTYLCEKHAHPGA, encoded by the coding sequence ATGCTTCCCGACCCGCGCTGGCGCTACGACGAACAGCGCCACTCCGGCGTCGACTTCTCCTCCGCCGGCGAAGTCGAAGCCTACGACGCCTACATGCGGAAAATGCGCGACTTTGCCGGCGAAGTCGCCAAAATCGGCGACAGCCTCGGCCTCGGCCCCGCCGACACCCTCCTCGACCTCGGCTGCGGCACCGGCGAAACCGCCCTCGGCCTCGCCGCCCGCTGCGCCGCCGTCCACGCCGTCGACGTCTCCGGCGAAATGCTGACCTGCGCCGCCGCCAAAGCCCGGCAGCGCGGCATCGCCAACATCGCCTTCGCCCAGGCCGGCTTCCTCACCTGCGATTACCCCGCCGCCTCCTTCGACGCCGTCCTCTCCCAGCTCGCCCTCCACCACCTGCCCGACTTCTGGAAGCACATCGCCCTTACGAGGGTCCACCGCCTCCTCAGGCCCGGCGGCCGCCTCCTCCTCCAGGACGCCGTCCTTCCGTCCGACACCGGCGACTTCGACCGCTACTTCGCCGGCGTCGTCGACGCCATCGCCGCCGCCGGCGGCGAAAAAGTCGCCCGCGACACCGCGACCACCCTCCGCGACGAGCACCCCACCCTCGACTGGATAATGCAGGGCCTCCTCGAAAAAGCCGGCTTCGCCCTCCTCCGCGCCGACCGCACCCCGCCCTTCATCGTCACCTACCTGTGCGAAAAACACGCGCATCCCGGCGCATAA